Genomic DNA from Bacterioplanes sanyensis:
TAGCCGCTATCCGCTCAAGCTGACGGGGCTGCTCAGGTCATGATTGCTGGGAATGGCCAAGCATGATTTGGCTTTCCTGGCCTGTCTAGGATGGGAGGTCTGCATGGACGTCGTATCAGACGATTTGGCTCGTTCCGTGAAAAAACAAGGCCGACAAGCGTCGGCCACCATTGGCGGTCGACGCCGAAGCGGTTTTTTACTCGGCAACCGCTTCGTATTTTCAGATCAATCAGAGCTGCTATGGATGCAAGCTGGCCCCGGTGAGTTCCGGGAGCTGCGTATCTGGCGAAAATAGTCGGCCGGCTTAGCTGCCAAACACCGACTCAGGGCTGGTGCTGTCGGCGCTATCGTTGTTCGCATGCGCTGCCACCTCAGGCGCTGCATCTTGGCTGACCTGTTCGGTGTCGGCCTGAGGCTGTGGTGATTGCGGTTCTGCTGTTGCTTGTGCCGGCGTTGACGATGCGGGTGCCGCAGGCTCGCTATTGTTGGCTGGTTTGGCAAGCTCACTTTGCTGGCGCGCACGCTTACGCTCTTGTTTGACGATTTGGCGTTCGTGATTGCTCCAGACACCGGACTTGAACTCAATGCTGTGTACGCCATTTTCTTCGGCGATCTCATCGGCCAGCAAGCGTGCGGCTTCATCTGAATCGCGTGCTAACAGTTTGCGCTCACCGGCCTCCAAACGAGAAAAGATATCCAGCAATGCTGACGACAGCAGCTCACTGGCTACCTCGTCGCGTGTTTTCTGGAAACGCTTAGCGATACCACTCAACATGGCCAGATCACTGGCATCCAAACGCACTTGCACACTGGCCAGGCTGAGGTCGCGCTCCTGGCGTTCTTTCTCTTCCTGATAATAACGATCCAGTAGCGATTGGGTCATGCTGATGTCTTGGCTCATAGTGGGCTCCTGCAAAAAGGCGCTACTTTAATGGCGTGGCGGACCTAACCGCAAGCCCGCAAACGGCCATCTGCCTGTGTTGGCTGGTTTGACTCGTTCATGGGTTGCACTGGCGCTGTGGTTCATCAATAAGCGGGTTCGCCTAGTGCAGGAATGCGCCACCCTGTATAGAGCGCATTAACTTGAGTTGGTATGCTGCGCCTTTGGTTCAGGAGGTGAATATGGTAGCGGAGCAAATTGCGACCAAGTTGGCGGTGTTGGAGCCGCACATTCTCGATATCGTTAATGAAAGTCACATGCACTCCGGCCCTGCAACGGAGTCGCATTTTAAACTGATCATTGTCAGTGACGAGTTTGCTGGCAAGCGCTCGGTCGCGCGCCATCAGAGCATTTATCGATTGCTGGCCGAGGAGCTGGAAGGGCCAGTGCATGCACTGAGTTTGCACACCTACACGCCCGATGAATTTGACCCGCAGCAAGTGCCTTTGTCACCCAATTGCCTAGGTGGCAGTAAAGCCGGTTGATTTGTCAATGGCCTGAGTGCAGCGGCGTTAGTGTGCGCAGTCATCGCGCAGGAGCTGCATGGCTGCGACACTGCGCGCAACACTGAAGAGGGCCAGGGTTATGAAAAGCATTGTCCAACGAATCGTGATGTCGTCACTGGTTTGGATTCCTATGGTGGCGGCCGAGCCGGACTGGCAGCGGGTGATTGACGACCCGGAGCAGCGTATTCAAGTGTACGTGCGCGATGTGCCCGGCTCCGATTTACAAGCATTTCGTGGGACTACACGGGTGCAAAGCCGGCTCACGGCGGCGATTGCATTGCTGGAGGACCACACCGTTGCACCACAATGGATGCACAACTGTAAGGCCATCGACATCGTCGAGCGTGTATCCGACACCCACACCATTTCTTACATGATCAACGACGCACCTTGGCCCGTGACGGACCGCGATGTGGTGGTCGAAAGCCAGCTGTCGCAAGCCGATGATGGCACGCTGACCTTGTCCGTCCGCCATCGCGAAGGCGTATTCCCGGCAAACGACGACATGGTGCGTATTGCCGCGATGGAAGGCTTCTGGCGCTTTACACCTGAAGACGATGGTTGGCTGGCGGTCGAGTATCAGGTTCATGCTGAGCCGGGCGGTGGTCTGCCGTCATGGTTGGCCAATTCGGTGGTGCAAGACACGCCTTACTACACCTTGCAGGCGTTCAAGCAATGGGTTGCCAAACCAGACTATCAAACCGCACAGCGTGACTATGTTCGCGAACCCGCTGCGCTGGCAGCAGTCGGTGATGTGACTCCCGCTACAGCGCAGCAATAAGGCGCAGCAATAAAGTACCGAGCCTGCAGCAGGAGTTGGTGAAGTTCTCTGGGTCTTTCTCTGGGCGGATGGCATGAGCTAAAAGGCGCCAAGGGGTGTTGCGTGACAGATGTAATGCACTTGTCACTTAAACGTCATACACTGCCGCCGAATTTTTCCGCTGGAACCTGAGAAATGACCCTAGCTCGCGCTGTACTGACCCTGATACTTGGTTTGTTGTCTGCCACGGCCATTGCTGGCAAGCCCGCCCCATTTGAAGGCTTGCCGCCATCGGGAGAGGTGGATTTGTTTGCCATGCATGGCTCCAATACCATTGGTGCTCATTTGGGCCCGACGCTGGTGACTGCCTACTTACAGGCCAAAGGCGCACAAAGTGTCACCACAGTGGCAGCCGGAACTGAAAATGAACAGTGGGTGCAAGGGACGTATCAGAATACGCTGGTGCGCGTGCGTATCGAGGCACACGGTTCTGGCACCGGCTTTGCCGGACTCAAGCAGGGCGCGGCCCACATCGCCGCTGCATCACGCCCGGTAAAAGACAAAGAAGCCAACTTACTGCAAGCCATGGCCGATATGCGCAGTCCTCAATCGGAGCACATTGTCGGCATTGATGGTTTGGCCATCGTGGTCAACCCAGCGAATAGCATCGCTAAGCTCAGTGTGAGCCAAATCGCCGATATCTTTTCCGGCCAATATCAGGATTGGTCTGAGTTGGGCGGTCCGGCTGGGCCAATCCGCGTGTATGCCCGTGACGATAAATCCGGCACTTGGGATAGCTTTAAAAGCATGGTGTTGGGCAAGCAGCGGCAATTGGTAGCCTCGGCTCAGCGTTTTGAGTCCAATGACTTGCTCTCGGATCAAGTCGCTAGCGATCCTTTTGGCATCGGTTTTGTTGCATTATCGGCGGTGCGCAATAGCAAATTGTTGGCGGTGTCCGACGGTGGGGCTAAATCCCTATTGCCGAATAAATTGACGGTGGCTACCGAAGATTACGCCTTGTCGCGTCGGTTGTACCTGTACACCGACGATCAGCCAGAAAACCCTTATGTGCAGGAATTTATCGATTTTGCTTTGGCCGACGACGGTCAACAAATCGTGGCAGAAAACGGCTTTGTGTCGCAGCAGCTGCAGGCCGTTGTGCCTGAGTTTTATGCTGAGCTGCCGCGAGATTTTCGTGATTTAACCGCCGGTGCAAAACGTCTCACCATTAATTTTCGTTTTCGCCAGGGCAGCGCCAAGTTGGACAACAAAGCACTGAGCGATATTGATCGTTTGGTGGCGTATTTAGAGACCATGCAAGACCCTGAGGTAATTCTGATCGGCTTTAGCGATCAACGCCGCACTGAAGAGCGCTCGGAATTATTGTCGCGTCTGCGAGCCATGGCGGTGCGCCGGGAATTGGTTAAGCGCGGTGGTATCTATCCGCGTGAAAATGTCGGTTATGGCATGGCACTGCCGGTAGCGTCAGGCAATCGCGATGAAGGAAAATTGAAAAACAGCCGCGTTGAGGTATGGCTGCGAGATCAAAACACGGTGGCAGCCAGTCACCCCTA
This window encodes:
- a CDS encoding START domain-containing protein; translation: MKSIVQRIVMSSLVWIPMVAAEPDWQRVIDDPEQRIQVYVRDVPGSDLQAFRGTTRVQSRLTAAIALLEDHTVAPQWMHNCKAIDIVERVSDTHTISYMINDAPWPVTDRDVVVESQLSQADDGTLTLSVRHREGVFPANDDMVRIAAMEGFWRFTPEDDGWLAVEYQVHAEPGGGLPSWLANSVVQDTPYYTLQAFKQWVAKPDYQTAQRDYVREPAALAAVGDVTPATAQQ
- a CDS encoding substrate-binding domain-containing protein, with amino-acid sequence MTLARAVLTLILGLLSATAIAGKPAPFEGLPPSGEVDLFAMHGSNTIGAHLGPTLVTAYLQAKGAQSVTTVAAGTENEQWVQGTYQNTLVRVRIEAHGSGTGFAGLKQGAAHIAAASRPVKDKEANLLQAMADMRSPQSEHIVGIDGLAIVVNPANSIAKLSVSQIADIFSGQYQDWSELGGPAGPIRVYARDDKSGTWDSFKSMVLGKQRQLVASAQRFESNDLLSDQVASDPFGIGFVALSAVRNSKLLAVSDGGAKSLLPNKLTVATEDYALSRRLYLYTDDQPENPYVQEFIDFALADDGQQIVAENGFVSQQLQAVVPEFYAELPRDFRDLTAGAKRLTINFRFRQGSAKLDNKALSDIDRLVAYLETMQDPEVILIGFSDQRRTEERSELLSRLRAMAVRRELVKRGGIYPRENVGYGMALPVASGNRDEGKLKNSRVEVWLRDQNTVAASHP
- a CDS encoding BolA family protein; amino-acid sequence: MVAEQIATKLAVLEPHILDIVNESHMHSGPATESHFKLIIVSDEFAGKRSVARHQSIYRLLAEELEGPVHALSLHTYTPDEFDPQQVPLSPNCLGGSKAG